The Neodiprion fabricii isolate iyNeoFabr1 chromosome 4, iyNeoFabr1.1, whole genome shotgun sequence genome window below encodes:
- the LOC124180939 gene encoding CDGSH iron-sulfur domain-containing protein 2 homolog produces the protein MDSVANLVKVSVPNYLAGLPIPSSIGGWFRLGVRDWLSLIPPTALMAGIGFMSYRAFCPHGRPPPSSHINPKIKKDSAKVVDSIDVEDITEKAVMCRCWRSENWPYCDGAHGRHNKETCDNVGPLVITKKN, from the exons ATGGATTCTGTGGCAAACCTCGTTAAGGTTTCAGTTCCAAATTATTTGGCTGGATTACCGATTCCATCGTCGATCGGAGGATGGTTTCGACTGGGAG TTCGCGACTGGTTATCACTGATACCGCCAACTGCCCTGATGGCCGGAATCGGTTTCATGTCATACAGGGCGTTTTGCCCTCATGGAAGGCCACCG CCCTCCAGTCACATAAATCCTAAGATAAAGAAGGACTCCGCCAAGGTTGTCGACTCCATCGATGTAGAAGATATTACTGAAAAAGCTGTTATGTGCCGCTGCTGGCGGAGTGAGAAT TGGCCGTACTGCGACGGCGCTCACGGACGGCACAATAAGGAAACCTGTGACAACGTAGGACCTCTTGTTATCACAAAGAAGAATTAG